In Fusobacteriaceae bacterium, a genomic segment contains:
- a CDS encoding SUMF1/EgtB/PvdO family nonheme iron enzyme, which produces MSLARTFIDDASKINPLAKLTVEKLSYISSLTAPQKDYLQANGDAALVLLQGTMIGVGQSIFRTEDDVVVNASNLDSGAFQNGKDYYVYACEPAAGNVADIVISLNATYPIGKSPDNSRKIGGFHYGSCRRVSDTLTPINTSEIERGTGWEDNIYFGIKPFSVWTLLHRPVCEPEGMAYVKALGLWVDIYITSTNFLSEYGVVPITGTEGLSYYDYMEKLSRITGKRPLSMSEFWHAADGSPNGQDGNNNYAWSATTNTARNPCGLIDKAVSIYGLMDCSGNVWEISGNDFSWTTQNWGSTVSPTVGPWQFRNATEVVKGAIHAVIDNDLRMALNGGAWNDGASCGSRCAALANMPWSVNAHVGFRGAAVSL; this is translated from the coding sequence ATGTCTTTAGCCCGTACATTTATTGACGACGCGTCCAAAATCAACCCCCTCGCAAAACTGACGGTCGAAAAACTTTCCTACATTTCCAGCTTGACGGCTCCTCAAAAAGATTATTTGCAAGCAAACGGCGACGCCGCTCTTGTACTTCTGCAAGGGACAATGATCGGGGTCGGACAGTCCATATTCCGGACCGAGGACGATGTTGTCGTCAATGCCTCAAATCTTGACTCCGGTGCCTTCCAAAACGGTAAAGATTATTATGTCTATGCCTGCGAACCGGCAGCCGGAAACGTGGCCGATATTGTGATATCCCTGAATGCGACTTACCCAATCGGGAAAAGTCCCGACAACTCCCGAAAAATTGGAGGATTCCACTATGGATCGTGTCGCCGGGTTTCGGACACGCTGACCCCGATCAATACGTCGGAAATTGAAAGAGGCACCGGATGGGAAGATAATATCTACTTCGGAATAAAGCCCTTTTCCGTGTGGACGCTGCTTCATCGCCCTGTGTGCGAACCTGAGGGCATGGCCTATGTCAAGGCCCTCGGCCTGTGGGTTGATATTTATATCACTTCGACGAATTTCCTGTCCGAATACGGTGTGGTGCCGATTACTGGGACGGAGGGGCTTTCTTACTATGACTACATGGAAAAATTATCAAGAATCACCGGCAAAAGGCCGCTGTCGATGTCTGAATTCTGGCATGCGGCGGATGGGTCGCCAAACGGCCAGGATGGGAATAATAACTATGCCTGGTCGGCCACAACCAACACTGCAAGAAATCCTTGTGGGCTTATTGATAAAGCAGTTTCCATCTATGGTTTAATGGACTGCTCCGGGAACGTCTGGGAAATTTCCGGCAACGATTTTTCATGGACGACTCAGAACTGGGGATCCACTGTGTCGCCGACGGTCGGGCCGTGGCAGTTTAGAAACGCGACCGAAGTGGTAAAAGGCGCAATTCATGCTGTAATAGATAATGACCTGAGAATGGCTTTAAATGGCGGCGCTTGGAATGACGGGGCCTCGTGTGGCTCGCGCTGCGCCGCTCTGGCTAATATGCCGTGGAGTGTCAACGCTCATGTGGGCTTCCGTGGTGCGGCCGTGAGTCTTTAG
- the avd gene encoding diversity-generating retroelement protein Avd, whose amino-acid sequence MEENLKVIQKLDDFELRIYDDLRKFPKSEKFTMTAEIKNTIFEIRKKLVKAAKSEKKKGALNEADIELQHLKHLIQLSFELKYISPRVYEIISKQRVEIGAMLGAWLRNENAKQ is encoded by the coding sequence ATGGAAGAAAATCTCAAGGTTATTCAGAAGTTGGACGATTTTGAACTTAGAATATACGATGATCTGCGGAAATTTCCAAAATCTGAGAAATTTACAATGACCGCAGAAATCAAAAACACGATTTTCGAAATCCGGAAAAAGTTGGTCAAAGCCGCAAAATCCGAAAAGAAAAAAGGGGCGCTGAATGAAGCCGATATCGAACTACAGCACCTGAAACACCTGATCCAACTATCTTTTGAACTAAAATATATCTCTCCACGTGTCTATGAAATTATTAGCAAGCAGAGGGTCGAAATTGGCGCTATGCTCGGCGCGTGGCTGCGAAATGAGAATGCAAAGCAATAA
- a CDS encoding phage tail protein: MKQLAPDLIRDSAILAVIEEAIKTHLIENIRFLVFLDRVDEFTDKECDLAAKELHIDWYDGTMTLAEKRKSCKESFILHATFGTPGAVQDLLDIFFSDAQILEWWEYSGDPGHFKFMVNGTAPEYISRIINRIEHVKKKSQILDSMTFRTVISKKIGLKTGCKKTEAQSITESRAGIWLEPLGVPINKGLSVNQTQSAGGD; encoded by the coding sequence TTGAAGCAGCTCGCGCCCGACCTCATACGCGACAGCGCCATACTGGCAGTCATTGAAGAAGCGATCAAAACGCACCTGATTGAAAACATTAGATTCCTTGTTTTTCTGGACCGCGTCGACGAATTTACAGATAAGGAATGCGACCTCGCGGCCAAAGAGCTGCACATTGACTGGTACGACGGCACCATGACGCTGGCAGAAAAGCGGAAAAGCTGCAAAGAGTCATTTATATTACATGCAACATTCGGAACTCCAGGAGCCGTACAGGATCTCCTGGATATTTTTTTCTCCGACGCGCAGATATTGGAATGGTGGGAATACAGCGGCGATCCGGGGCATTTCAAATTTATGGTAAACGGTACCGCGCCGGAATATATATCACGGATCATCAACCGGATCGAGCATGTCAAGAAAAAAAGCCAGATCCTTGATTCCATGACGTTCCGGACGGTGATATCAAAAAAGATCGGCCTCAAGACCGGTTGTAAAAAGACGGAGGCGCAATCTATCACAGAAAGTCGCGCAGGAATCTGGCTGGAACCGCTGGGCGTACCGATAAATAAAGGATTGAGCGTCAACCAAACACAGAGCGCAGGAGGTGATTAA